Proteins co-encoded in one Phycisphaerae bacterium genomic window:
- a CDS encoding uroporphyrinogen decarboxylase family protein, translating into MKNQMLPVERVIAALTHKPADSVPCEVRCTVDMEAEMVAYTGDKNYVSKYIEQPVVRVDLEPAGEIIKPGFYKDVFGVIWNRTQDKNIGVPENAWITPENLKSYSFPEPLPDSFFVKARDTFSKARAAGKYRLARLNLSLWERAWAMRGMENLMMDLAADQTFVAEYFGKICDYNCKVLHRAIDNLEFDGVHFGDDWGTQLGLQISPQMWHTFIKPHITKMYAIVRDAGKFVSIHSCGKVQELFDEFIEIGVNSFNPFQPEVIDVDWAIKTYKNRLCFWGGVSTQDALAFGSPEQVYNETKHLIELGRNGDVIVCPSHTIPPGSKPDNIIAMLESMRDNSKN; encoded by the coding sequence ATGAAAAATCAAATGCTGCCGGTTGAAAGAGTTATCGCGGCACTTACACATAAACCCGCAGATAGTGTTCCCTGCGAAGTTCGCTGCACAGTCGATATGGAAGCGGAAATGGTCGCTTATACCGGTGATAAAAATTACGTCAGCAAATATATCGAACAGCCTGTTGTCAGGGTTGACCTTGAACCTGCCGGCGAAATTATAAAGCCGGGCTTCTATAAGGATGTCTTCGGCGTTATCTGGAACCGCACACAGGACAAAAATATCGGCGTACCTGAAAACGCGTGGATTACCCCGGAAAATCTCAAAAGTTATTCATTTCCCGAGCCTCTGCCGGATTCATTTTTCGTAAAAGCTCGCGATACTTTCAGTAAAGCAAGGGCAGCGGGGAAATATCGTTTGGCAAGACTGAATCTTTCGCTTTGGGAAAGGGCCTGGGCGATGAGGGGTATGGAAAATCTTATGATGGACCTCGCAGCCGACCAGACATTTGTCGCGGAATATTTCGGCAAAATCTGCGATTACAATTGCAAAGTACTCCACCGTGCAATAGACAATCTTGAATTTGACGGCGTTCACTTTGGCGATGACTGGGGCACACAATTAGGCCTGCAGATTTCGCCGCAAATGTGGCATACATTTATAAAACCGCATATAACGAAAATGTACGCGATTGTTCGTGACGCAGGCAAATTCGTTTCAATTCATTCCTGCGGAAAAGTTCAGGAGCTTTTCGATGAATTTATCGAAATCGGCGTGAACAGTTTTAATCCTTTCCAGCCTGAAGTAATTGATGTCGACTGGGCAATTAAAACTTATAAAAACCGGCTTTGTTTCTGGGGCGGGGTCAGCACACAGGACGCACTGGCGTTCGGCAGTCCAGAACAGGTTTATAACGAAACAAAACACCTTATTGAGCTTGGCAGAAATGGCGATGTAATAGTATGTCCGTCGCATACGATTCCGCCCGGCTCAAAGCCCGATAATATCATCGCAATGCTCGAATCTATGCGGGATAATAGTAAAAATTAA
- a CDS encoding uroporphyrinogen decarboxylase family protein, whose amino-acid sequence MTPKQKFILALEGKQPQGRVPHFELVFFLTMQAFGKVHPRHRSYHQWDQMHPSEQQLHIDDMADLFITIARKFEHGAIFINGPEIWGNDRLGNTLRVIERIREKAGEEFLLMMHGDATYDVPGGDKMLEFINSIADNPQKLKDDAQRKIDDAVQRAELIKKHGVLDCFGMCCDYCLNTGPFLSPAMFGEFVAPYLKQLITAYRRMGFYTIKHTDGNIMPILDYLVDAKPHAIHSLDPQGGIDIAEIKKLIGKKVCLIGNVNCGLMDTGTDREVIESAEYALKHGMPGGGYIFSTSNCVYTGMRLERYELILDVWRKKGNYPG is encoded by the coding sequence ATGACCCCGAAACAAAAATTTATTCTTGCTCTGGAGGGCAAACAGCCGCAGGGCAGAGTGCCGCATTTCGAACTGGTGTTTTTCCTGACAATGCAGGCCTTCGGTAAAGTACATCCGCGGCACAGGTCTTATCATCAATGGGACCAGATGCATCCGTCCGAACAGCAGCTTCATATCGACGATATGGCCGACCTTTTTATAACTATCGCGCGAAAATTTGAACATGGTGCGATATTCATAAACGGTCCGGAGATATGGGGCAACGACAGGCTTGGCAATACGCTCAGGGTAATCGAGCGAATCCGCGAAAAAGCAGGTGAGGAATTTTTGCTGATGATGCACGGCGACGCGACTTATGATGTGCCGGGCGGCGATAAGATGCTCGAATTTATTAACAGTATAGCGGATAATCCTCAAAAGCTCAAAGACGACGCTCAAAGAAAAATCGATGATGCCGTCCAAAGAGCAGAGCTTATAAAAAAACACGGCGTGCTCGATTGTTTCGGAATGTGCTGCGATTACTGTCTTAATACGGGGCCGTTTCTTTCGCCGGCGATGTTCGGCGAATTCGTCGCACCTTATCTTAAACAGCTTATAACGGCATATCGCAGGATGGGTTTTTATACTATTAAACATACCGACGGCAATATTATGCCGATTTTAGATTATCTTGTTGACGCAAAACCGCACGCTATTCACAGTCTTGACCCGCAGGGCGGTATCGATATCGCCGAGATAAAAAAACTTATCGGCAAAAAAGTATGTCTTATCGGCAATGTTAACTGCGGGCTGATGGATACCGGCACCGACCGGGAAGTTATCGAATCGGCTGAATATGCCCTTAAACATGGGATGCCGGGCGGAGGTTATATTTTCTCCACCAGCAACTGTGTCTATACAGGTATGAGGCTGGAAAGATACGAACTTATACTCGATGTCTGGCGGAAAAAAGGTAATTATCCGGGATAA
- a CDS encoding uroporphyrinogen decarboxylase family protein gives MSIDFAKLHNDVVFGKAGGKIIWQPRIGAWFNDRKFFHIPFPHPYADMDLPDIYRSLGCSARIYDYRFSFKRIEHPEVKESIRQLSDTDFEKTITTPAGKQTVVLRNTPNSDVPIHLKREVATEDELKVSAWRELNTNWQWDQDEFDRLCAKWKGLGAATMYIPRMNVQDLYLSKMGVEKGIYAIMDWPKTVEAYFEALEICHDKLIELINKSPINILNFGENIHAGTIGEDLFLKYHLPACRRRCDKLHKAGKFISSHWDGDTKPLLKYLSQTGLDGIEAITPKPQGDVTLEEIKEALPDGMVMMDGIPAILFDDMFPEEMLIEYTKKCIELFAPRLVLGISDEISSTGNLERIRIVGQIVNEYNSQFD, from the coding sequence ATGTCTATTGATTTTGCAAAACTTCACAATGATGTTGTCTTCGGCAAAGCCGGCGGCAAAATTATCTGGCAGCCGAGAATAGGCGCATGGTTCAACGACAGAAAATTTTTTCATATACCGTTTCCGCACCCCTATGCCGATATGGATTTGCCTGATATTTACCGTTCACTTGGCTGTTCGGCCCGCATTTACGATTATCGTTTCAGTTTCAAACGCATCGAGCATCCTGAAGTAAAAGAATCTATTCGACAACTCAGTGATACTGATTTCGAAAAGACTATTACTACTCCCGCTGGTAAACAAACGGTTGTTTTGCGAAATACGCCTAACAGCGATGTGCCGATACATCTGAAACGTGAAGTCGCAACTGAAGACGAGCTTAAAGTCTCGGCATGGCGTGAACTCAACACCAACTGGCAGTGGGACCAGGATGAGTTTGACAGGCTTTGCGCAAAATGGAAAGGTCTCGGCGCTGCGACAATGTATATTCCGCGAATGAACGTTCAGGATTTGTACCTTTCTAAAATGGGCGTGGAAAAGGGTATTTATGCCATTATGGATTGGCCAAAGACGGTTGAGGCTTACTTTGAAGCACTGGAAATATGCCACGATAAATTGATTGAACTTATCAATAAATCGCCGATAAATATTCTTAATTTCGGCGAAAATATTCATGCCGGTACAATCGGCGAGGATTTATTTTTGAAATATCATTTGCCGGCATGCCGCAGACGCTGTGACAAACTTCATAAAGCCGGCAAATTTATTTCTTCTCACTGGGACGGCGATACAAAGCCTCTTTTGAAATATCTCTCACAAACCGGGCTTGACGGCATCGAGGCTATTACTCCAAAACCGCAGGGCGATGTAACTCTTGAGGAAATCAAAGAGGCTCTGCCTGACGGAATGGTAATGATGGATGGAATACCGGCTATCCTGTTCGATGATATGTTTCCGGAAGAGATGCTTATAGAATATACGAAAAAATGTATCGAGCTTTTTGCGCCAAGATTGGTACTCGGTATATCCGATGAAATTTCATCTACCGGCAATCTTGAACGCATACGGATTGTAGGGCAGATTGTAAACGAATATAATTCACAGTTTGATTGA